The following proteins come from a genomic window of Armatimonadia bacterium:
- a CDS encoding FAD-dependent oxidoreductase: MLEYRETQDGLIEPQKTLPVESEYDVVVVGGGIAGVGAAIAAGRGGCRTLVIEQTSGLGGLATMGLVNIPLDYLSGIGEEMFRELEAVDGLWHRNSDPEKHKLVLDRMVRGAGCEVLFVTTVVEAIVSQGAIRGVVVESKSGRQAILARRVIDCSGDADAAYYAGCDYVVGRESDGYTQGCSLEFRLGGVDWDRYQKSECKAQDPRWEALIEGGLEAGDLPYPIDNHLNWMTHVPGRPQHCGMDEVSICFAHSRNCRPLSNRDLTRMYFEGREQCDILWKFIRKYVPGFEKCWLIDTAPLLGVRDSRRVLGEYVLTGFDVARRAKFDDVIAVTWRGFDVHNPTGPGNQKWFETKIDGETRYITAGLDGYGSSSFPPGGPEALSDYLGRTGEELQDERQKTHYDVPYRCLVPQKVDNLLVAGRCLSADFPGQSATRLIMCCNATGEAAGHATVLSLKHDLPPRKVDRVELQHRLLEAGCNLGQAERTIPGVTE, translated from the coding sequence ATGCTGGAATACCGCGAGACGCAGGATGGTCTGATCGAGCCGCAGAAGACGCTTCCAGTCGAGTCGGAGTATGACGTCGTGGTCGTTGGTGGCGGCATTGCGGGCGTGGGAGCCGCGATTGCAGCGGGTCGTGGTGGCTGCAGGACCCTGGTGATCGAGCAGACCTCCGGGCTCGGCGGTCTGGCCACCATGGGGCTCGTGAACATCCCCCTGGACTACCTGTCGGGCATCGGCGAGGAGATGTTCCGCGAGCTGGAGGCGGTCGACGGACTCTGGCACCGCAACAGTGACCCCGAGAAGCACAAGCTCGTGCTGGATCGGATGGTTCGAGGCGCCGGCTGCGAGGTGCTGTTCGTCACCACCGTGGTGGAGGCCATCGTCTCTCAGGGCGCCATCCGCGGCGTGGTGGTGGAGTCGAAGTCGGGCCGCCAGGCGATTCTGGCGAGGCGCGTGATCGACTGCTCCGGGGACGCGGACGCGGCTTACTACGCAGGTTGTGACTACGTGGTCGGGCGCGAGTCAGACGGCTACACCCAGGGCTGCTCGCTGGAGTTCCGCCTCGGCGGCGTGGACTGGGACAGGTATCAGAAGAGCGAGTGCAAGGCCCAAGACCCGCGCTGGGAGGCCCTCATCGAAGGAGGCCTTGAAGCCGGCGATCTCCCCTACCCCATCGACAACCACCTCAACTGGATGACCCACGTTCCCGGCCGCCCGCAGCATTGCGGCATGGACGAGGTCAGCATCTGCTTCGCTCACTCGCGGAACTGCCGCCCGCTGTCGAACCGCGACCTGACCCGCATGTACTTCGAGGGGCGCGAGCAGTGCGACATCCTGTGGAAGTTCATCCGCAAGTACGTGCCGGGCTTCGAGAAGTGCTGGCTGATCGACACGGCGCCGCTGCTTGGCGTCCGCGATTCGCGACGCGTCCTCGGTGAGTACGTGCTGACGGGCTTCGATGTGGCACGCCGGGCCAAGTTTGACGACGTGATCGCCGTCACCTGGCGCGGCTTTGATGTGCACAACCCGACGGGACCGGGCAACCAGAAGTGGTTCGAGACCAAGATCGACGGCGAGACGCGCTACATCACCGCCGGTCTGGACGGCTATGGATCCTCCTCCTTCCCGCCGGGTGGTCCCGAGGCGCTGAGTGACTACCTCGGCCGGACGGGCGAGGAACTGCAGGATGAGCGTCAGAAGACGCACTACGACGTTCCCTACCGCTGCCTGGTGCCGCAGAAGGTGGACAACCTGCTCGTAGCCGGGCGTTGCCTGTCGGCGGACTTTCCGGGCCAGTCGGCTACGCGACTGATCATGTGCTGCAACGCCACGGGCGAGGCAGCGGGGCATGCGACCGTGCTGTCGCTCAAGCATGACCTCCCGCCGCGCAAGGTGGACCGTGTGGAGCTCCAGCACCGGCTACTCGAAGCGGGCTGCAACCTTGGTCAAGCCGAGCGCACAATCCCGGGCGTCACAGAGTAA
- a CDS encoding phage Gp37/Gp68 family protein, whose translation MAATTIEWTEATWNPVTGCSKISPGCLNCYAERMAHRLKAMGQPNYVRGFEVNVHEATLSLPLSWKRPRTIFVNSMGDLFHDRVPEGFIHAVFDVMVAARWHCFQVLTKRSERLLELAPSLPWPDNVWMGVSVENGDYRFRLDHLRRTPARVKFASLEPLLGPLPNLDLGRINWIIVGGESGPRARAMDGQWVRDIRDQCLAANVPFFFKQWGGFHKKRAGRLLDGRVWDYKPSGVPVGGAD comes from the coding sequence GTGGCAGCCACAACCATTGAATGGACCGAGGCGACCTGGAACCCGGTTACGGGGTGCAGCAAGATCAGCCCCGGCTGTCTCAACTGCTACGCCGAACGGATGGCGCACCGTCTCAAGGCCATGGGTCAACCCAACTACGTTCGCGGATTCGAGGTGAATGTACACGAGGCTACCCTGAGTCTCCCCCTATCCTGGAAACGGCCACGCACGATATTCGTCAACTCCATGGGTGACCTGTTCCACGACCGCGTTCCCGAGGGGTTCATCCACGCGGTTTTCGACGTCATGGTCGCAGCCAGATGGCACTGTTTTCAGGTCCTGACCAAACGCTCTGAGCGGCTACTGGAGTTGGCTCCCAGTCTGCCCTGGCCAGACAACGTCTGGATGGGCGTCAGTGTTGAGAACGGTGACTACAGGTTCCGCCTTGACCACCTGCGCCGTACGCCCGCGAGGGTCAAGTTTGCCTCTCTGGAGCCCCTTCTTGGTCCGTTGCCGAACCTCGATCTGGGTCGCATCAACTGGATCATCGTCGGGGGCGAGTCAGGCCCCCGCGCTAGGGCAATGGACGGACAATGGGTGCGCGACATCCGCGACCAATGCTTGGCAGCCAACGTGCCTTTCTTCTTCAAGCAGTGGGGTGGGTTCCACAAGAAGAGGGCAGGACGACTGCTGGACGGCCGTGTCTGGGACTACAAGCCATCTGGCGTGCCAGTCGGTGGCGCCGACTGA
- a CDS encoding EamA family transporter yields the protein MSDTLLPPQTSEEAADSFVQWRKTVAVAFLAQGFAGVAQKTLASLEGEYRLYFLCATYVVAALLSYILYRQRKARVTLQGILLGTLAGTTCVLSVYFLLAALKHTGGVVVFSVVPAAALTLTLLAGRIVFKERLSREQTLGMILAVVGIVVVQL from the coding sequence ATGAGTGACACACTGCTTCCGCCGCAGACCTCGGAGGAGGCTGCCGACTCCTTCGTGCAATGGCGCAAGACGGTCGCCGTCGCCTTCCTGGCCCAGGGCTTCGCCGGGGTTGCTCAGAAGACTCTCGCCTCCCTGGAGGGCGAGTACCGCCTCTACTTCCTCTGTGCCACCTACGTCGTCGCCGCGCTTCTCTCCTACATACTTTACCGGCAGCGGAAGGCTCGCGTGACGCTCCAGGGGATACTGCTGGGAACCCTGGCGGGCACCACCTGCGTCCTGAGCGTCTACTTCCTGCTGGCGGCGCTCAAACACACCGGCGGGGTCGTGGTCTTCTCTGTAGTCCCGGCGGCAGCCCTGACGCTGACGCTCCTCGCAGGGCGGATCGTCTTCAAGGAACGCCTCTCGCGTGAGCAGACCCTTGGCATGATCCTGGCCGTCGTGGGCATCGTCGTCGTGCAGCTCTAG
- a CDS encoding spore photoproduct lyase family protein, producing MYDLRPPHLYVLRDVLEDPDMLEVFLRLRKALPASTPTHVVKEEEVPDLATAENWGARYVHMGMPPPAEDPIMYVGRSCWDGNWPERQAEIKERLPEAPLRLLHRLFGYDAFSYANPGRASLCPGNPGGVCRPAWRLHLGANCPHKCFYCPFTGVMTATANLKEYRVKLQELVEKNPWELCWLYDDDAEALALEPEYGGMQMLVEYFASTPDRYLTVHTKSANVDFLEHLDHRGHTILTWSLTGRTQSEIMEGRTGTMEERVAAAAKVASWGYTARFKFKPIVPVVNWREELAEMVRLVFEQTRPDNLTLFTLAWMDYDTLLRLADTSLIDPWALDAARDAVEELGSRSVRPFPHHVRKTIYEFVIDEVRKYDKEVPLALSTESGEMWEELGPKLGFTGSDYVCGCGPLVIPGLRRLTQDPWDVATPEKVTTE from the coding sequence ATGTACGATCTTCGACCGCCGCATCTGTACGTCTTGCGGGACGTGCTCGAGGACCCGGACATGCTGGAGGTATTCCTGCGACTGCGGAAGGCCCTGCCCGCGAGCACGCCGACGCACGTCGTGAAGGAAGAGGAAGTGCCCGACCTTGCGACAGCGGAGAACTGGGGCGCACGATACGTACACATGGGCATGCCACCACCGGCAGAAGACCCGATCATGTATGTCGGGCGCAGTTGCTGGGACGGGAACTGGCCGGAGCGGCAAGCGGAGATCAAGGAGCGCCTCCCGGAGGCGCCGCTTCGGCTTCTGCACAGGCTCTTCGGCTACGATGCCTTCTCCTACGCCAACCCGGGCCGCGCCTCCTTGTGCCCCGGCAATCCCGGTGGAGTCTGTCGTCCGGCCTGGCGACTGCACCTCGGAGCCAACTGCCCGCACAAGTGCTTCTACTGCCCCTTCACCGGCGTCATGACGGCGACGGCCAATCTCAAGGAGTACCGAGTGAAGCTCCAGGAACTCGTGGAGAAGAACCCCTGGGAGCTCTGCTGGCTGTACGATGACGACGCCGAGGCGCTGGCCCTGGAGCCCGAGTACGGCGGCATGCAGATGCTGGTGGAGTACTTCGCGAGCACACCCGACCGGTACCTGACGGTTCACACCAAGAGCGCCAACGTGGACTTCCTGGAGCACCTCGATCACCGCGGGCACACGATCCTCACGTGGAGCCTGACCGGGCGCACTCAGAGCGAGATCATGGAGGGCCGCACCGGGACGATGGAAGAGCGGGTGGCAGCGGCTGCGAAGGTGGCGTCCTGGGGCTACACCGCGCGGTTCAAGTTCAAGCCGATCGTGCCGGTGGTCAACTGGCGTGAAGAGCTGGCGGAGATGGTGCGCCTGGTTTTCGAGCAGACTCGGCCGGACAACCTCACCCTCTTCACGCTGGCCTGGATGGACTACGACACGCTGCTGAGGCTTGCCGACACGAGCCTCATCGACCCCTGGGCACTGGACGCTGCGCGGGACGCGGTCGAGGAGCTTGGCTCGCGGTCGGTGCGCCCCTTCCCCCACCACGTGCGCAAGACGATCTACGAGTTCGTCATCGACGAGGTCCGCAAGTATGACAAAGAGGTCCCGTTGGCGCTCTCGACGGAGTCCGGAGAGATGTGGGAGGAGTTGGGACCGAAACTCGGCTTCACCGGGAGCGATTATGTGTGCGGATGCGGGCCGCTGGTGATTCCGGGACTGCGCAGGTTGACCCAGGACCCGTGGGATGTGGCGACGCCCGAGAAGGTGACGACCGAGTAG
- a CDS encoding spore photoproduct lyase family protein yields MKPVKPQRFYITEWAAQDPRCVARMEGMMAGFGVPLDRVQLLREEDLEQTARERDWLDLDVRQGRSFFTGDPDVVFNKFRWPSAEERQAKLAELPVFQSNPGQFYTRQFLRMLYGIEDFYHYEDGKGKRDRGTTCWSLYDLHSALGCFHKCGYCRRGRVTTLGLNLEEWLDHVDELMDRNPWQKVFRYDVETDCLILEPEYGACRMLVEHYAALPDKYIILFSKSDNVDFLLDLDHRGHTIMLWTLATPTVSRRIEVDTATTEQRLEAARKCQKAGYTVRFKFKPIIPVANWREEATDMLEKLFEAVTPDNLSMEMLFFDNVAEFKELFDEDLFDPELVAMLEEHEASGQMTDRGHPFPFEFRAQVYEHYASEIRRLSPETRMSLCAETREMWDRLGPALGATPDAFACNCGPVAVPGIRPEQLATTEEGKAILR; encoded by the coding sequence ATGAAACCAGTAAAGCCGCAGCGCTTCTACATCACCGAATGGGCCGCCCAGGACCCTCGGTGTGTCGCACGCATGGAAGGCATGATGGCCGGCTTCGGAGTCCCGCTCGACCGCGTGCAGTTGCTTCGTGAGGAGGACCTCGAACAGACAGCCCGCGAGCGTGACTGGCTCGACCTCGACGTTCGCCAGGGCCGGTCCTTCTTCACCGGCGACCCTGATGTGGTCTTCAACAAGTTCCGCTGGCCCAGTGCCGAGGAGCGACAGGCGAAGCTGGCCGAACTCCCGGTGTTCCAAAGCAACCCCGGCCAGTTCTACACGCGCCAGTTCCTGCGCATGCTCTACGGGATCGAGGACTTCTACCACTACGAGGACGGCAAGGGCAAGCGCGACCGAGGGACCACCTGCTGGAGCCTGTATGACCTGCACTCGGCGCTTGGCTGCTTCCACAAGTGCGGGTACTGCCGTCGCGGTCGCGTCACCACCCTCGGACTGAATCTCGAGGAGTGGCTCGATCACGTCGATGAGCTCATGGACCGGAACCCCTGGCAGAAGGTCTTCCGGTATGATGTCGAGACCGACTGCCTGATCCTCGAGCCCGAGTACGGGGCCTGCCGGATGCTGGTCGAGCACTATGCGGCGCTGCCCGACAAGTACATCATCCTCTTCTCGAAGAGTGACAACGTCGACTTCCTGCTCGACCTCGACCACCGAGGCCACACCATCATGCTCTGGACGCTGGCGACTCCGACCGTCAGTCGGCGGATTGAGGTCGACACCGCAACCACCGAGCAACGCCTCGAGGCCGCACGAAAGTGCCAGAAGGCCGGGTACACCGTGCGGTTCAAGTTCAAGCCCATCATCCCCGTTGCGAACTGGCGCGAGGAAGCGACGGACATGCTGGAGAAGCTCTTCGAGGCCGTCACTCCGGACAACCTGAGCATGGAGATGCTGTTCTTCGACAACGTCGCGGAGTTCAAAGAGCTCTTTGACGAGGACCTCTTCGACCCCGAACTCGTGGCGATGTTGGAGGAGCATGAAGCCTCCGGACAGATGACCGACCGCGGGCATCCCTTCCCCTTCGAGTTCCGGGCCCAGGTGTACGAGCACTACGCCTCCGAGATCAGGCGGCTCTCACCGGAGACCCGGATGTCTCTGTGTGCAGAGACGCGCGAGATGTGGGATCGGCTGGGACCGGCTCTGGGTGCGACGCCGGACGCTTTCGCCTGCAACTGCGGGCCGGTGGCAGTCCCCGGCATCAGGCCCGAGCAACTCGCGACCACCGAGGAAGGCAAAGCCATCCTGCGCTAA
- a CDS encoding ribonucleoside triphosphate reductase has protein sequence MVSSTHEAQTRSTAHFTHLQKRDGRIVPFDLSKIARAIGRAGQATGEFAEDTGQHLALRVLALAQTALPSQTPTVEQIQDLVEETLLTSPFRKTAKAYILYRDQHARIREMVHQADLEMVDHYLERLDWKVKENSNMGYSLQGLNNYVASQVTEIYWLNKIYSPEVREAHLEGDLHLHDLGLLSVYCVGWDLQDLLRSGFRGAPGKAESRPARHFRSALGQIVNYLYTLQGEAAGAQAFSSFDTLLSPFIRYDGLSPREVKQALQEFIFNLNVPTRVGFQTPFTNVTLDLQPPTTLADQPVLLGGEPQSQTYGDFAEEMTVFNRALLEVLAEGDARGRVFTFPIPTYNIAADFDWEAPGIERLWEVTARYGIPYFANFVNSDLSPEDARSMCCRLRLDVRTLQRRGGGLFGANPLTGSVGVVTLNMPRLGYLATDEGDFLRRLDRLMQIACTSLETKRKVLEHFTEEGLYPYTRYYLRDVYARFGSFWHNHFSTIGLVGVNEACRNLLHTDVGTPEGQAFAVRILTRMRDRLAAFQEETGHLFNLEATPAEGTSYRLARLDAQRLPGILSACDEGDGSAEPFYTNSTQLPVNYTTDVFEALDLQDELQTLYTGGTVQHIFLGEAVPDPGAVKSFVRKVCENYRLPYFTVTPTFSICPTHGYLSGEEPRCPQCGAETEVYSRVVGYLRPVSQWNAGKQAEFARRSTFRIEAAQ, from the coding sequence ATGGTGTCCAGCACCCACGAAGCCCAGACCCGCTCCACCGCACACTTCACCCACCTGCAGAAGCGCGACGGTCGCATCGTGCCCTTCGACCTGAGCAAGATCGCCCGTGCCATCGGCCGGGCCGGGCAGGCCACCGGCGAGTTCGCTGAGGACACCGGTCAGCACCTCGCCTTGCGTGTCCTGGCTCTAGCGCAGACCGCGCTGCCATCCCAGACCCCGACCGTGGAGCAGATCCAGGATCTGGTCGAGGAGACGCTGCTCACCTCCCCCTTTCGCAAGACCGCCAAGGCCTACATCCTCTACCGCGACCAGCACGCGCGGATCCGCGAGATGGTGCACCAGGCCGATCTGGAGATGGTCGACCACTACCTGGAGCGGTTGGACTGGAAGGTGAAGGAGAACAGCAACATGGGCTACTCCCTCCAGGGGCTGAACAACTACGTTGCCAGCCAGGTCACCGAGATTTACTGGCTCAACAAGATCTACTCCCCGGAGGTCCGCGAGGCGCACCTGGAGGGTGACTTGCACCTGCACGACCTGGGCCTGCTCTCCGTGTACTGCGTGGGGTGGGACCTGCAGGATCTGCTGCGTTCCGGGTTCCGTGGCGCTCCGGGTAAGGCGGAAAGTCGACCCGCACGTCACTTCCGCTCGGCCCTGGGGCAGATCGTCAACTACCTCTACACCCTGCAAGGCGAGGCGGCCGGCGCACAGGCCTTCTCCAGCTTCGACACGCTGCTGAGCCCCTTCATCCGCTATGATGGGCTGAGTCCCCGCGAGGTCAAGCAGGCCCTTCAGGAGTTCATCTTCAACCTCAACGTGCCCACGCGCGTCGGGTTCCAGACGCCCTTCACCAACGTAACCCTTGACCTGCAGCCGCCCACGACGCTTGCCGACCAGCCCGTACTCCTCGGTGGGGAGCCACAGTCGCAGACCTATGGCGACTTCGCCGAGGAGATGACCGTCTTCAACCGCGCCCTCCTGGAGGTGCTGGCCGAAGGCGATGCGCGGGGACGTGTCTTCACCTTCCCCATCCCCACCTACAATATCGCCGCCGATTTTGACTGGGAAGCACCAGGCATCGAGCGGCTCTGGGAAGTCACGGCGCGCTACGGGATTCCCTACTTCGCCAACTTCGTGAACTCCGACTTGTCTCCCGAGGACGCCCGCTCGATGTGCTGCCGACTGCGTCTCGACGTCCGCACTCTCCAGCGGCGGGGCGGGGGGTTGTTCGGTGCCAATCCGCTGACCGGCTCCGTCGGTGTCGTCACCCTCAACATGCCTCGTCTGGGTTACCTTGCCACCGATGAGGGCGACTTCCTGCGGCGTCTTGACCGCCTCATGCAGATCGCCTGCACCAGTCTCGAGACGAAGCGCAAGGTCCTTGAGCACTTCACGGAGGAGGGCCTGTACCCGTACACGCGTTACTACCTGCGCGACGTGTATGCGCGCTTCGGTAGCTTCTGGCACAACCACTTCTCTACCATCGGGCTTGTGGGGGTGAATGAGGCGTGCCGGAACCTGCTGCACACCGATGTGGGAACTCCGGAGGGGCAAGCCTTTGCCGTGCGCATCCTTACTCGCATGCGCGATCGTCTGGCTGCCTTTCAGGAGGAGACCGGGCACCTCTTCAACCTCGAGGCCACGCCCGCAGAGGGTACCAGCTACCGTCTGGCCCGGCTGGATGCGCAGCGCCTCCCGGGGATCCTCAGTGCCTGTGACGAGGGTGACGGCAGTGCTGAGCCCTTCTACACCAACTCGACTCAGCTTCCGGTCAACTACACCACCGACGTGTTTGAGGCCCTCGACCTACAGGATGAGCTGCAGACGCTCTACACCGGAGGCACCGTGCAGCACATCTTCCTGGGCGAGGCTGTGCCGGATCCCGGCGCGGTCAAGAGTTTCGTGCGCAAGGTCTGCGAGAACTACCGGCTCCCCTACTTCACGGTCACGCCGACCTTCTCCATCTGTCCGACCCATGGCTATCTGAGCGGCGAGGAGCCCAGGTGCCCGCAGTGCGGCGCAGAGACAGAGGTCTACTCCCGCGTCGTGGGATACCTGCGCCCGGTCTCGCAGTGGAATGCAGGCAAGCAGGCGGAGTTCGCCCGGCGCAGCACCTTCCGCATCGAGGCAGCGCAGTGA
- a CDS encoding three-Cys-motif partner protein TcmP encodes MSPVDQVGYWTELKLEIVRDYASAYSTIMSNQTDPALEHFYVDAFAGPGVNISKATGQLIPGSPTNALNVSPPFCEYHLIDADGDKLDMLEDSLRGRTDRDVTTYSGDCNEILIEKVFPLVPYNRYRRALCLLDPYNIDLDWQVMSAAGEMRSVEIFLNFMVMDINRGVLRRNPELIDPQQAERLTRFWGDGSWRDAAYTTQGRLFDDMPGKTGNDALADAFRKRLRDVAGFRYVPEPLPMRNSKNAVLYYLFFASPNAVGSKIVEQIFKKYRDRGAD; translated from the coding sequence ATGTCGCCCGTCGACCAGGTAGGCTATTGGACTGAGCTGAAACTCGAAATCGTTCGCGACTATGCGTCAGCTTACTCAACGATCATGTCAAACCAGACAGACCCAGCACTCGAGCACTTCTATGTGGATGCCTTCGCTGGGCCGGGTGTAAACATATCGAAGGCGACCGGCCAACTCATCCCTGGCTCGCCGACGAACGCCCTCAACGTCTCGCCGCCGTTCTGCGAATACCATCTGATCGACGCGGATGGCGACAAGCTTGACATGCTGGAGGACTCGCTGCGGGGCCGCACGGACCGCGACGTTACAACGTACTCAGGGGACTGCAACGAGATACTCATCGAGAAGGTGTTCCCCCTAGTCCCGTACAACAGATACAGACGGGCTCTCTGCCTTCTAGACCCCTACAACATCGATCTCGACTGGCAGGTGATGTCGGCGGCCGGTGAGATGCGAAGCGTTGAGATATTCCTCAACTTCATGGTGATGGACATAAACAGAGGGGTCCTCAGAAGGAACCCCGAGCTCATCGACCCCCAACAGGCTGAGAGGCTGACTAGGTTCTGGGGCGACGGTAGCTGGCGGGATGCCGCCTACACGACCCAGGGCAGGCTCTTTGACGACATGCCCGGCAAGACCGGCAATGACGCGCTGGCAGACGCTTTCCGGAAGCGGCTCAGGGACGTGGCCGGGTTTCGCTATGTGCCAGAGCCACTGCCGATGCGCAACAGCAAGAACGCGGTCCTGTACTACCTGTTCTTCGCGTCCCCAAACGCCGTGGGGAGCAAGATCGTCGAACAGATATTCAAGAAGTACCGCGACAGGGGTGCTGACTAG
- a CDS encoding 4Fe-4S dicluster domain-containing protein — protein MARIYAVIRGCTKCGWCLHECPVQAITQDQDGAHIDADKCTGCGKCYRNCASEAIEAVETEDS, from the coding sequence ATGGCCAGGATCTACGCCGTGATACGAGGCTGCACGAAATGCGGCTGGTGCCTCCATGAGTGCCCGGTGCAGGCCATCACGCAGGACCAGGACGGCGCCCACATCGACGCCGACAAGTGTACCGGCTGTGGGAAGTGCTACCGCAACTGCGCTTCGGAAGCCATCGAGGCGGTCGAGACCGAGGACTCCTGA